A window of the Carassius carassius chromosome 36, fCarCar2.1, whole genome shotgun sequence genome harbors these coding sequences:
- the LOC132117524 gene encoding septin-8-A isoform X3, with protein sequence MAATDVDIFSNEEKRNLSLGGHVGFDSLPDQLVSKSVTQGFCFNILCVGETGIGKSTLMNTLFNTMFENEEASHYQNGVYLRPRTYDLQESNVHLKLTIVDTVGFGDQINKEESYKPIVDYIDTQFENYLQEELKIKRSLFNYHDTRIHICLYFIAPTGHSLKSLDLVTMKKLDSKVNIIPIIAKADTISKSELHKFKIKIMSELVSNGVQIYQFPTDDGAVTEINSSMNAHLPFAVVGSVEEVKVGNKAVRARQYPWGVVQVENESHCDFVKLREMLIRVNMEDLREQTHARHYELYRRCKLEEMGFKDTDPDCQPFSLQETYEAKRKEFLGDLQKKEEEMRQMFVNKVKETEGELKEKERELHEQFEQLKRIHQEEKRKVEEKRRELEEEMNAFNRRKMAAETLSLSQPLKKDKDKKN encoded by the exons ATGGCGGCCACGGATGTAGACATATTTTCT aatgaagaaaagagaaacctcAGCCTTGGCGGTCATGTTGGCTTTGACAGTCTGCCCGATCAGCTGGTCAGTAAATCAGTGACTCAGGGTTTCTGCTTCAACATCCTCTGTGTGG GTGAGACGGGCATCGGTAAGTCGACATTAATGAACACCCTTTTTAACACCATGTTTGAAAATGAGGAGGCCAGCCATTACCAAAACGGTGTTTACCTGCGGCCCAGAACATACGACTTGCAAGAGAGCAACGTCCACCTAAAACTGACGATCGTCGACACGGTGGGCTTCGGGGACCAGATCAACAAAGAAGAAAG CTATAAACCCATTGTGGACTATATCGACACACAGTTTGAAAACTACCTGCAGGAAGAGCTGAAAATAAAGCGTTCTCTATTCAATTACCACGACACCAGAATCCACATCTGCCTCTACTTCATCGCTCCTACGGGACACTCGCTCAAGTCCTTGGACTTAGTCACCATGAAGAAGTTGGACAGCAAG GTGAACATCATCCCTATTATTGCTAAAGCTGACACGATTTCCAAGAGCGAGCTACACAAGTTCAAGATCAAGATCATGAGCGAGCTGGTCAGCAACGGAGTTCAGATCTACCAGTTTCCCACAGACGACGGAGCAGTGACCGAAATCAACTCCTCTATGAAC GCCCATCTTCCCTTTGCTGTGGTGGGCAGCGTGGAGGAGGTGAAGGTGGGGAACAAGGCGGTGAGGGCCAGGCAGTATCCCTGGGGGGTCGTTCAAG TGGAGAACGAGAGTCACTGTGATTTCGTAAAGCTGCGGGAGATGTTGATCAGAGTGAACATGGAGGATCTGCGAGAACAGACTCACGCCAGACACTACGAGCTCTACAGACGCTGCAAACTAGAAGAGATGGGCTTCAAAGACACCGACCCAGACTGCCAGCCTTTCAG TCTACAGGAGACATATGAAGCCAAAAGGAAGGAGTTTCTTGGAGACCTGCAGAAGAAGGAAGAGGAGATGCGGCAGATGTTTGTGAACAAAGTGAAGGAGACGGAGGGCGAGCTgaaggagaaggagagagag TTACATGAGCAGTTCGAGCAGCTGAAGCGCATACACCAGGAGGAGAAGAGGAAGGTGGAGGAGAAGAGACGGGAGCTGGAGGAGGAGATGAACGCCTTCAACCGGAGGAAGATGGCCGCCGAGACCCTCTCACTCTCTCAGCCCCTCAAGAAGGACAAAGACAAGAAGAA TTAA
- the LOC132117524 gene encoding septin-8-A isoform X1: protein MAATDVDIFSNEEKRNLSLGGHVGFDSLPDQLVSKSVTQGFCFNILCVGETGIGKSTLMNTLFNTMFENEEASHYQNGVYLRPRTYDLQESNVHLKLTIVDTVGFGDQINKEESYKPIVDYIDTQFENYLQEELKIKRSLFNYHDTRIHICLYFIAPTGHSLKSLDLVTMKKLDSKVNIIPIIAKADTISKSELHKFKIKIMSELVSNGVQIYQFPTDDGAVTEINSSMNAHLPFAVVGSVEEVKVGNKAVRARQYPWGVVQVENESHCDFVKLREMLIRVNMEDLREQTHARHYELYRRCKLEEMGFKDTDPDCQPFSLQETYEAKRKEFLGDLQKKEEEMRQMFVNKVKETEGELKEKERELHEQFEQLKRIHQEEKRKVEEKRRELEEEMNAFNRRKMAAETLSLSQPLKKDKDKKNRSVKTENQSGASFSSSKVMMAKANMEPLNCQSWWQAMQCCSCLVHSDAWRKGLF from the exons ATGGCGGCCACGGATGTAGACATATTTTCT aatgaagaaaagagaaacctcAGCCTTGGCGGTCATGTTGGCTTTGACAGTCTGCCCGATCAGCTGGTCAGTAAATCAGTGACTCAGGGTTTCTGCTTCAACATCCTCTGTGTGG GTGAGACGGGCATCGGTAAGTCGACATTAATGAACACCCTTTTTAACACCATGTTTGAAAATGAGGAGGCCAGCCATTACCAAAACGGTGTTTACCTGCGGCCCAGAACATACGACTTGCAAGAGAGCAACGTCCACCTAAAACTGACGATCGTCGACACGGTGGGCTTCGGGGACCAGATCAACAAAGAAGAAAG CTATAAACCCATTGTGGACTATATCGACACACAGTTTGAAAACTACCTGCAGGAAGAGCTGAAAATAAAGCGTTCTCTATTCAATTACCACGACACCAGAATCCACATCTGCCTCTACTTCATCGCTCCTACGGGACACTCGCTCAAGTCCTTGGACTTAGTCACCATGAAGAAGTTGGACAGCAAG GTGAACATCATCCCTATTATTGCTAAAGCTGACACGATTTCCAAGAGCGAGCTACACAAGTTCAAGATCAAGATCATGAGCGAGCTGGTCAGCAACGGAGTTCAGATCTACCAGTTTCCCACAGACGACGGAGCAGTGACCGAAATCAACTCCTCTATGAAC GCCCATCTTCCCTTTGCTGTGGTGGGCAGCGTGGAGGAGGTGAAGGTGGGGAACAAGGCGGTGAGGGCCAGGCAGTATCCCTGGGGGGTCGTTCAAG TGGAGAACGAGAGTCACTGTGATTTCGTAAAGCTGCGGGAGATGTTGATCAGAGTGAACATGGAGGATCTGCGAGAACAGACTCACGCCAGACACTACGAGCTCTACAGACGCTGCAAACTAGAAGAGATGGGCTTCAAAGACACCGACCCAGACTGCCAGCCTTTCAG TCTACAGGAGACATATGAAGCCAAAAGGAAGGAGTTTCTTGGAGACCTGCAGAAGAAGGAAGAGGAGATGCGGCAGATGTTTGTGAACAAAGTGAAGGAGACGGAGGGCGAGCTgaaggagaaggagagagag TTACATGAGCAGTTCGAGCAGCTGAAGCGCATACACCAGGAGGAGAAGAGGAAGGTGGAGGAGAAGAGACGGGAGCTGGAGGAGGAGATGAACGCCTTCAACCGGAGGAAGATGGCCGCCGAGACCCTCTCACTCTCTCAGCCCCTCAAGAAGGACAAAGACAAGAAGAA CAGGTCGGTAAAAACAGAGAACCAATCAGGCGCCAGCTTCTCCAGCTCCAAAGTGATGATGGCCAAAGCCAATATGGAGCCCTTGAACTGCCAGAGCTGGTGGCAGGCCATGCAGTGCTGCAGCTGTCTGGTCCACAGCGACGCCTGGAGGAAGGGTCTCTTCTGA
- the LOC132117524 gene encoding septin-8-A isoform X2, translating to MAATDVDIFSNEEKRNLSLGGHVGFDSLPDQLVSKSVTQGFCFNILCVGETGIGKSTLMNTLFNTMFENEEASHYQNGVYLRPRTYDLQESNVHLKLTIVDTVGFGDQINKEESYKPIVDYIDTQFENYLQEELKIKRSLFNYHDTRIHICLYFIAPTGHSLKSLDLVTMKKLDSKVNIIPIIAKADTISKSELHKFKIKIMSELVSNGVQIYQFPTDDGAVTEINSSMNAHLPFAVVGSVEEVKVGNKAVRARQYPWGVVQVENESHCDFVKLREMLIRVNMEDLREQTHARHYELYRRCKLEEMGFKDTDPDCQPFSLQETYEAKRKEFLGDLQKKEEEMRQMFVNKVKETEGELKEKERELHEQFEQLKRIHQEEKRKVEEKRRELEEEMNAFNRRKMAAETLSLSQPLKKDKDKKKSVKTENQSGASFSSSKVMMAKANMEPLNCQSWWQAMQCCSCLVHSDAWRKGLF from the exons ATGGCGGCCACGGATGTAGACATATTTTCT aatgaagaaaagagaaacctcAGCCTTGGCGGTCATGTTGGCTTTGACAGTCTGCCCGATCAGCTGGTCAGTAAATCAGTGACTCAGGGTTTCTGCTTCAACATCCTCTGTGTGG GTGAGACGGGCATCGGTAAGTCGACATTAATGAACACCCTTTTTAACACCATGTTTGAAAATGAGGAGGCCAGCCATTACCAAAACGGTGTTTACCTGCGGCCCAGAACATACGACTTGCAAGAGAGCAACGTCCACCTAAAACTGACGATCGTCGACACGGTGGGCTTCGGGGACCAGATCAACAAAGAAGAAAG CTATAAACCCATTGTGGACTATATCGACACACAGTTTGAAAACTACCTGCAGGAAGAGCTGAAAATAAAGCGTTCTCTATTCAATTACCACGACACCAGAATCCACATCTGCCTCTACTTCATCGCTCCTACGGGACACTCGCTCAAGTCCTTGGACTTAGTCACCATGAAGAAGTTGGACAGCAAG GTGAACATCATCCCTATTATTGCTAAAGCTGACACGATTTCCAAGAGCGAGCTACACAAGTTCAAGATCAAGATCATGAGCGAGCTGGTCAGCAACGGAGTTCAGATCTACCAGTTTCCCACAGACGACGGAGCAGTGACCGAAATCAACTCCTCTATGAAC GCCCATCTTCCCTTTGCTGTGGTGGGCAGCGTGGAGGAGGTGAAGGTGGGGAACAAGGCGGTGAGGGCCAGGCAGTATCCCTGGGGGGTCGTTCAAG TGGAGAACGAGAGTCACTGTGATTTCGTAAAGCTGCGGGAGATGTTGATCAGAGTGAACATGGAGGATCTGCGAGAACAGACTCACGCCAGACACTACGAGCTCTACAGACGCTGCAAACTAGAAGAGATGGGCTTCAAAGACACCGACCCAGACTGCCAGCCTTTCAG TCTACAGGAGACATATGAAGCCAAAAGGAAGGAGTTTCTTGGAGACCTGCAGAAGAAGGAAGAGGAGATGCGGCAGATGTTTGTGAACAAAGTGAAGGAGACGGAGGGCGAGCTgaaggagaaggagagagag TTACATGAGCAGTTCGAGCAGCTGAAGCGCATACACCAGGAGGAGAAGAGGAAGGTGGAGGAGAAGAGACGGGAGCTGGAGGAGGAGATGAACGCCTTCAACCGGAGGAAGATGGCCGCCGAGACCCTCTCACTCTCTCAGCCCCTCAAGAAGGACAAAGACAAGAAGAA GTCGGTAAAAACAGAGAACCAATCAGGCGCCAGCTTCTCCAGCTCCAAAGTGATGATGGCCAAAGCCAATATGGAGCCCTTGAACTGCCAGAGCTGGTGGCAGGCCATGCAGTGCTGCAGCTGTCTGGTCCACAGCGACGCCTGGAGGAAGGGTCTCTTCTGA